One genomic window of Polyangium aurulentum includes the following:
- the dhbC gene encoding isochorismate synthase DhbC: protein MTSISIPEAAAPVRSGSALLEEYSLGSSFFFSSPKGTILAQGVREIVAEPSGTASREGLPERVTAVLAALERSGHGRPMAVGALPFDDTSPAHLLVPTSIKVAGPLQAASISVRAPSPVSASEIRMSADRDEYLRGVERALAMIRSDALSKVVLSRMLELRLSEPVDVPLLLGRLCKRNASGYNFALRLPEGRVPASGSEPTVRASQPRTLIGASPELLVSRSGKNVFANPLAGSAPRSPDPTEDQRRANALLASEKDLREHAVVVDAVDAALRPFCRRLSVPSRPSLLHTEAMWHLSSSITGELADLSISSLRLAMALHPTPAVCGYPTASARAAIKAIEPFDRGFFTGLVGYCDLAGDGEWAVTIRCADVSGDALRLYAGGGIVAGSAPERERAEIAAKLRTVLNALGLDSLPEDV from the coding sequence ATGACGTCGATTTCGATACCAGAAGCCGCCGCCCCCGTGCGCAGCGGCTCCGCGCTCCTCGAAGAGTACAGCCTCGGCTCGTCATTCTTCTTTTCGTCGCCGAAGGGTACGATCCTCGCGCAGGGCGTGCGCGAGATCGTGGCCGAGCCAAGCGGAACTGCAAGCAGAGAAGGCCTCCCGGAGCGCGTGACGGCGGTGCTCGCAGCGCTCGAGAGGTCCGGGCACGGCCGTCCCATGGCGGTCGGCGCATTGCCCTTCGACGACACGTCCCCGGCTCACCTCCTCGTGCCGACATCAATCAAGGTCGCGGGACCTTTGCAAGCGGCATCGATATCGGTTCGCGCCCCGTCGCCGGTGTCCGCCAGCGAGATACGAATGTCGGCCGACCGCGACGAGTACCTGCGCGGCGTCGAGCGAGCCCTCGCCATGATACGCAGCGACGCGCTGTCGAAGGTGGTTCTCTCCAGGATGCTGGAGCTCCGTTTGTCGGAGCCTGTCGATGTCCCCCTCCTGCTCGGGCGTCTTTGTAAACGGAACGCCAGCGGTTACAACTTCGCGTTGAGGCTACCCGAGGGGCGCGTTCCCGCCTCCGGATCGGAGCCCACCGTCCGGGCGTCGCAGCCGCGAACGTTGATCGGGGCAAGCCCGGAGCTTCTGGTTTCGCGGTCCGGGAAGAACGTATTCGCCAATCCGCTGGCCGGCTCCGCGCCCCGGAGCCCGGATCCCACGGAGGACCAGCGGCGGGCGAATGCGCTGCTCGCCTCCGAGAAAGATCTTCGCGAGCATGCGGTCGTCGTCGACGCCGTCGACGCCGCGCTGCGGCCGTTTTGCCGGCGTCTGTCCGTCCCCTCGCGCCCGTCGCTTTTGCACACGGAAGCCATGTGGCACCTGTCGAGCTCGATCACGGGGGAGCTCGCGGACCTCTCGATATCGTCGCTGAGGCTCGCCATGGCCCTGCACCCGACGCCGGCCGTGTGCGGGTATCCGACAGCGAGCGCGCGCGCGGCCATCAAGGCGATCGAGCCTTTCGACCGCGGCTTCTTCACGGGCCTCGTGGGGTATTGCGATCTTGCAGGCGACGGTGAATGGGCGGTGACGATCCGCTGCGCCGACGTCAGCGGCGACGCGCTCCGCCTGTACGCCGGCGGCGGCATCGTCGCCGGCTCGGCGCCGGAACGCGAGCGCGCCGAGATCGCGGCCAAGCTCCGCACCGTCTTGAATGCGCTCGGCCTCGATTCCTTGCCGGAGGACGTTTGA
- a CDS encoding 3-deoxy-7-phosphoheptulonate synthase class II — MPARRSSDSEAAVEHPPSEIPLSRPRSPSRACGWSPTSWKSKPDAQAVRYDDPAAVERVVARIKELPPLVSSWEVERLRSLIADAQLGRRFLLQGGDCAETMHECRADTIANKLEILLKMSLVLIVSGRKPVVRVGRFAGQYAKPRSRPTEIRGGVELPSYFGDLVNGPAFTPEARRPDPERMLSCYQHAAMTLNFVRSLSAGGLSDLQRPECWDLSFSERADLPAPMHESFRATTRQLGDALRCMDALGGAGNELSRVEFFTSHEGLNLHYESAQTRVAPHRSEYYDLTTHMPWLGERTRALDGAHVEFLRGISNPIGIKLGPTVSAVDVLRLLDTLNPGEIPGRIVLITRMGADRVEDTLPPLLEIVKRAGRRVLWVCDPMHGNTITTASGVKTREFSAIVREIERTYDAHDACGTYLGGVHFELTGDDVTECIGGSVREEDLTRAYETLCDPRLNQAQALELSYCIARRMRAMSP, encoded by the coding sequence ATGCCGGCCAGGAGATCCTCGGACAGCGAGGCTGCCGTGGAGCATCCGCCCAGTGAAATCCCGCTCTCGCGCCCGCGCTCCCCTTCGCGCGCGTGCGGCTGGAGCCCCACGTCCTGGAAATCGAAGCCCGACGCGCAGGCGGTACGTTACGACGATCCCGCCGCCGTCGAGCGGGTGGTGGCACGGATCAAGGAGCTGCCGCCGCTCGTGAGCTCCTGGGAGGTGGAGCGATTGCGATCCTTGATCGCGGACGCGCAGCTCGGCCGCCGTTTCCTCCTCCAGGGCGGCGATTGCGCCGAGACCATGCACGAGTGCCGCGCGGACACGATCGCGAACAAGCTCGAGATCCTGCTCAAGATGTCGCTCGTGTTGATCGTCAGCGGCCGCAAGCCCGTGGTGCGCGTGGGGCGTTTCGCGGGGCAATACGCCAAGCCTCGCTCGCGCCCGACCGAGATCCGCGGCGGGGTCGAGCTGCCGAGCTATTTCGGCGATCTCGTGAATGGGCCGGCGTTCACCCCCGAGGCGCGGCGCCCGGATCCGGAGCGGATGCTCTCCTGCTACCAGCACGCCGCGATGACGCTCAATTTCGTGCGGTCGCTCTCGGCTGGCGGGCTCTCGGATCTGCAGCGCCCGGAATGCTGGGATCTCTCGTTCTCCGAGCGCGCGGACCTGCCCGCCCCCATGCACGAGAGCTTCCGGGCGACCACGCGGCAGCTCGGCGACGCGCTTCGATGCATGGACGCGCTCGGCGGCGCAGGGAACGAGCTGTCGCGCGTCGAGTTCTTCACGTCCCACGAGGGGCTCAACCTCCATTACGAGTCCGCGCAGACCCGCGTCGCGCCGCATCGGAGCGAGTATTACGACCTGACCACGCACATGCCGTGGCTCGGCGAGCGCACCCGAGCACTCGACGGCGCGCACGTCGAGTTTCTTCGGGGCATCAGCAATCCGATCGGCATCAAGCTCGGGCCGACGGTGTCGGCGGTCGACGTCCTGCGCCTGCTCGACACGCTGAACCCCGGCGAGATTCCCGGGCGCATCGTACTCATCACGCGAATGGGCGCGGATCGCGTCGAGGACACGCTGCCGCCCTTGCTCGAGATCGTGAAGCGGGCAGGACGGCGCGTGCTCTGGGTCTGCGATCCCATGCACGGCAATACGATCACCACTGCCTCGGGCGTGAAGACGCGCGAATTCTCGGCGATCGTGCGCGAGATCGAGCGGACGTACGACGCGCACGACGCCTGCGGAACCTACCTCGGCGGCGTCCATTTCGAGCTGACGGGCGACGACGTCACCGAATGCATCGGCGGGAGCGTGCGCGAGGAGGATCTCACCCGCGCTTACGAGACCCTCTGCGATCCGCGATTGAATCAGGCGCAGGCGCTCGAGCTCTCGTATTGCATCGCGCGGCGAATGCGAGCCATGAGCCCGTGA
- the mxcK gene encoding myxochelin export MFS transporter MxcK: MADSSITRRERHLLWLLAAVQFTHLLDFMILMPLGPELIRRFGISAAGFGAMVSAYTLASAAMGLLGALWLDRWDRKHALLLLYMGFIVATFSCGIATGPTWLLLSRTVAGACAGLMSAVVMAIIADQVPADRRGRAIGTVMSSYGLSAVGGVPLGLSLASQWGWRAPFLAVSALAAVLWILAWRILPAVDRHLASRREKGPIVPVEQLWAPGLALGWGLTFSVVFAGFLLIPYLGTFMVGNLGLHLSDLTWVYLCGGAATLFSSRWIGHLADRHGPARVLAFLLAATVGPYLLFTHLPSSPKAVVTAVFVLFMTLNSGRAIPTIALITARVPPALRGRYLSVNMAASDGASGLAAWMSGLFISTTPDRALIGFGRMGFFAASVSLVALCILWVLGRGAAPQRATQT; encoded by the coding sequence GTGGCCGATTCCTCCATAACAAGGCGTGAGCGCCATCTCCTTTGGCTGCTGGCTGCCGTGCAGTTCACGCACCTCCTCGATTTCATGATCCTGATGCCGCTCGGGCCCGAGCTCATCCGGCGATTCGGCATATCAGCCGCGGGGTTCGGGGCGATGGTGTCAGCATACACGCTGGCATCGGCGGCCATGGGCCTGCTCGGCGCGCTCTGGCTCGATCGATGGGACCGAAAGCACGCGCTCCTGCTGCTCTATATGGGTTTCATCGTGGCCACGTTCTCGTGCGGGATCGCGACCGGCCCGACGTGGCTGCTCCTCTCGAGGACCGTCGCGGGCGCGTGCGCGGGCCTGATGAGCGCGGTGGTCATGGCCATCATCGCCGATCAGGTTCCGGCCGATCGCCGCGGTCGCGCCATTGGCACGGTGATGTCGTCCTACGGGCTCTCGGCAGTGGGCGGCGTGCCGCTCGGACTGTCGCTTGCCAGTCAATGGGGGTGGCGCGCGCCATTCCTGGCCGTCAGCGCGCTCGCCGCCGTGCTCTGGATTCTCGCCTGGCGAATTCTACCCGCCGTCGATCGTCACCTCGCCTCGCGCCGCGAAAAGGGCCCGATCGTTCCCGTCGAGCAGCTCTGGGCGCCTGGCCTGGCGCTGGGATGGGGACTCACGTTCAGCGTCGTATTCGCGGGCTTCCTGCTGATTCCGTACCTCGGAACGTTCATGGTGGGCAATCTCGGGCTCCACCTCTCCGACCTGACCTGGGTATATCTATGCGGCGGCGCGGCCACGCTCTTCAGCTCGCGCTGGATTGGCCACCTGGCAGACCGTCACGGTCCGGCCCGGGTGCTGGCCTTCCTGCTCGCCGCGACCGTGGGTCCTTATCTTCTGTTCACGCACCTGCCCTCCTCACCGAAGGCGGTCGTCACCGCGGTCTTCGTCCTCTTCATGACATTGAACTCGGGCCGGGCGATTCCGACGATCGCGCTGATCACGGCCCGGGTGCCGCCTGCGCTGCGCGGGCGTTACCTCTCGGTCAACATGGCGGCGAGCGACGGCGCCTCCGGCCTCGCCGCGTGGATGAGCGGCCTGTTCATCTCGACGACGCCGGACCGCGCGCTGATCGGATTCGGCCGCATGGGTTTCTTCGCGGCGAGCGTCTCGCTCGTCGCTCTGTGCATTCTCTGGGTGCTCGGGCGCGGCGCCGCCCCGCAGCGCGCCACGCAAACCTGA
- a CDS encoding c-type cytochrome produces the protein MNLHFLPNRVALAALVLIGLGCGSGGGGTPSPSTTSSASPPVTAVAPAGPRCVARSPRRIERAATAGASSSVDLVRAGSHVYALVADYDERALHAVDAETMRQIGVTPLPGRPGHVLALDSGLVAVALRDTGRVIVLEPSDDGLSKPFEERCSATVATEPWTLAQTGESLLVGSGFGAALTILRTADLGADRVIPLPREPRAVLVANAGSTAFVTHAVGGIVSAIDLKDPARAPEPIRLQAGRRIAKDGGFDDKSTREASQGYALARVEGPRKDGARDALRIFAPHTSVDPGALGAGASGGYGGPGPRPVAQIVSVVDPVARRSITNHVEGAFHAHLAQECILPRSAVADDNGLFVACLDIDAVLELDPWIGDPSVAERRRFALPAGPSAVALGADGKRIFAWSEIDRALSRIERESAAIVSLPLWRRSGEPRDERVDRGRRLFHSSRDARIAQGRACASCHPDGRDDGLVWTSPDGPRQTVMLAGRIEGTAPYGWFGEHLTVRDHVTHTFTRLNGTGFDMKNQIAAEDFEALLAYLASLPLPPAVAALEAKAVERGKDVFSAYGCEGCHRGGGGTDGLSHDVGTGLAGERSAAFDTPSLRRVRGTAPYFHDGRYATLEEMLSAKDQKMFNGTLTEPDKKALLAYLETL, from the coding sequence ATGAATCTGCATTTCTTACCGAATCGCGTCGCGCTCGCTGCGCTCGTCCTCATTGGCCTCGGTTGCGGCTCTGGCGGCGGCGGAACACCGAGCCCATCGACGACGTCGAGCGCATCTCCTCCCGTGACCGCGGTTGCCCCCGCAGGGCCGCGCTGCGTGGCTCGATCGCCGCGCCGAATCGAGCGCGCCGCCACGGCGGGAGCAAGCTCGTCCGTCGACCTCGTGCGCGCCGGCAGCCACGTTTACGCGCTCGTCGCCGATTACGACGAGCGCGCGTTGCATGCAGTCGATGCCGAGACCATGCGCCAGATCGGGGTGACGCCCCTCCCAGGGCGCCCGGGCCACGTGCTCGCGCTCGACAGCGGGCTCGTCGCGGTCGCCCTGCGCGATACCGGCCGCGTAATCGTGCTCGAGCCCAGCGACGATGGATTGTCGAAGCCCTTCGAGGAGCGCTGCTCCGCCACGGTCGCCACCGAGCCCTGGACGCTCGCGCAGACGGGCGAGTCGCTCCTCGTCGGGAGCGGATTCGGTGCCGCCCTCACGATATTGCGCACGGCCGATCTCGGCGCCGATCGCGTCATCCCGCTGCCGCGCGAGCCGCGCGCCGTGCTGGTCGCCAATGCCGGATCGACGGCGTTCGTTACGCACGCGGTGGGCGGTATCGTCTCCGCGATCGATCTGAAAGACCCCGCGCGGGCGCCCGAACCCATTCGATTGCAAGCCGGCCGCCGCATCGCAAAAGACGGCGGTTTCGACGACAAGAGCACCCGCGAGGCCTCTCAAGGCTATGCCCTCGCGCGCGTCGAGGGCCCGCGCAAGGACGGCGCGCGCGACGCCCTGCGCATCTTCGCGCCGCACACGAGCGTCGATCCCGGCGCGCTCGGCGCCGGGGCCTCGGGCGGCTATGGCGGGCCCGGGCCGCGTCCCGTCGCGCAGATCGTGAGCGTCGTCGATCCCGTCGCCAGGCGGTCGATCACCAACCACGTCGAGGGAGCATTCCACGCCCATCTCGCGCAGGAGTGCATCCTGCCGCGAAGCGCGGTCGCCGATGACAATGGCCTCTTCGTCGCCTGCCTCGACATCGACGCCGTCCTCGAGCTCGATCCGTGGATTGGTGATCCGAGCGTGGCCGAGCGCCGGCGTTTCGCGCTGCCCGCCGGCCCGAGCGCGGTCGCCCTCGGCGCGGACGGCAAGAGAATCTTCGCCTGGTCGGAGATCGATCGCGCGCTGTCCCGGATCGAGCGCGAAAGCGCTGCAATCGTGTCCTTGCCCCTCTGGCGTCGCTCGGGCGAGCCGCGCGACGAGCGCGTCGATCGCGGCCGTCGGCTCTTTCATTCCTCGCGCGACGCGCGCATCGCGCAGGGCCGCGCCTGCGCGAGCTGTCATCCGGACGGCCGCGACGACGGCCTCGTATGGACGAGCCCCGACGGCCCGCGGCAGACGGTCATGCTCGCCGGGCGCATCGAAGGCACCGCACCTTATGGCTGGTTCGGCGAGCACCTCACCGTGCGCGATCACGTCACCCACACCTTCACGCGCCTCAATGGCACAGGGTTTGACATGAAGAACCAGATCGCGGCCGAGGATTTCGAGGCGCTGCTCGCGTACCTGGCCTCGCTGCCGCTCCCTCCGGCCGTGGCGGCGCTGGAGGCCAAGGCCGTCGAGCGCGGCAAGGACGTCTTCTCCGCGTATGGCTGCGAGGGTTGCCATCGGGGCGGCGGGGGCACCGACGGGCTCTCGCACGACGTGGGCACGGGCTTGGCGGGCGAGCGCAGCGCCGCATTCGACACGCCCTCGCTCCGCCGCGTGCGCGGCACCGCACCGTATTTCCATGACGGCCGCTATGCCACGCTCGAGGAAATGCTCTCGGCCAAGGATCAGAAGATGTTCAACGGCACGCTCACCGAGCCCGACAAGAAGGCGCTGCTCGCCTACCTGGAGACCTTGTGA
- a CDS encoding serine/threonine-protein kinase, whose product MNAGDRIGGKYRLLRQLGTGAMGVVWEAVNEATSRRVAVKLISQKSEDLRYRLLREARACGAIAHRNVIEIYDVGETSDGDPFLVMQLLHGETLAELLERQQRIAPATAALIGRDIARALAAAHAASIIHRDLKPANVILHQEPGAEAKVVKVLDFGVAKNLVAEDEMVTMAGGAIGSPAYMSPEQIRAEGELDARTDIWSLGVVLFEMLTGARAFQGSGQQPMAQVMVGAIPRVSQLAPHVDPALDEIVSRCMTRELERRIGSAEELATLLAAHVGTNADLRAEALSAPELPPPARTSAPQHTDAMAPLARPNTPAPPVSGAWASPAPMNAAADNAGATTALPLSSKPHVGKAGTMLMVGPASPAATGPRGTALMLGDVRSMVGQSKAGATLPSAAATPLATVVQSAPASAAAPRRKPAVMAVAVTIVGILIGIALLVLAVGSRR is encoded by the coding sequence ATGAACGCTGGGGATCGGATCGGCGGCAAGTACCGCCTTCTGCGTCAGCTCGGTACCGGCGCGATGGGCGTCGTGTGGGAGGCGGTGAACGAAGCCACCTCCCGCCGGGTCGCGGTCAAGCTGATCAGTCAGAAGTCCGAGGACCTGCGCTATCGATTGCTGCGCGAGGCGCGCGCCTGCGGCGCCATTGCGCACCGCAACGTGATCGAGATCTACGACGTCGGCGAGACCAGCGACGGCGATCCGTTCCTCGTCATGCAGCTCTTGCACGGCGAGACGCTCGCGGAGCTGCTCGAACGGCAGCAGCGGATCGCACCGGCGACGGCGGCGCTCATCGGGCGCGACATTGCCCGCGCGCTCGCGGCCGCGCACGCCGCGAGCATCATTCACAGAGACCTGAAGCCTGCGAACGTCATCCTGCACCAGGAGCCGGGCGCCGAGGCGAAGGTGGTCAAGGTCCTCGATTTCGGAGTCGCCAAGAACCTCGTCGCCGAGGACGAGATGGTCACCATGGCGGGCGGCGCGATCGGCTCACCGGCGTACATGAGCCCCGAGCAGATCCGCGCCGAAGGGGAGCTCGATGCGCGCACCGACATCTGGTCGCTCGGCGTCGTGCTTTTCGAGATGCTCACCGGCGCGCGCGCCTTTCAGGGCAGCGGGCAGCAACCGATGGCGCAGGTGATGGTCGGCGCGATCCCGCGCGTCTCACAGCTCGCTCCGCACGTGGATCCGGCCCTCGATGAAATCGTCTCGCGCTGCATGACGCGCGAGCTCGAGCGCCGCATCGGCTCGGCCGAAGAGCTGGCCACGCTGCTCGCGGCGCATGTCGGGACAAACGCAGATCTGCGCGCGGAGGCGCTCTCGGCGCCGGAGCTGCCGCCCCCCGCGCGCACGAGCGCCCCGCAGCATACGGATGCAATGGCGCCGCTCGCGCGTCCGAACACCCCGGCGCCGCCCGTGTCCGGCGCCTGGGCGAGCCCCGCGCCTATGAATGCCGCGGCGGACAATGCAGGCGCGACGACCGCGCTCCCGCTTTCGTCCAAACCTCACGTGGGCAAGGCGGGGACCATGCTCATGGTCGGCCCGGCGTCGCCGGCCGCCACGGGCCCGCGAGGGACGGCGCTCATGCTGGGGGATGTGCGATCGATGGTCGGACAATCCAAAGCGGGCGCGACGCTGCCCTCGGCGGCGGCGACCCCGCTGGCAACCGTCGTGCAATCGGCGCCGGCCTCGGCTGCCGCGCCGCGCCGCAAGCCGGCCGTGATGGCAGTTGCGGTCACGATCGTCGGGATATTGATTGGCATCGCGCTCTTGGTGCTGGCGGTGGGCTCGCGCCGGTAG
- a CDS encoding PAS domain-containing protein produces MSGALRRLHSNDNEYAPPGAAAETARLRAEVDALRRRVVELETAWTAALSPTPITPEDGGSFTGASELLDESRAILGAMLAHGPTVVFVKDVSGRYALINRHFSALFDATPTAVLGKTDYDLFPPEVAARIRKTDQDILVEGRAHEYEGTIPTPRGERTFSTLKVPVYDRRGDVLGLACFSSDITELRRAEAERDEMERLAGEAREATLRELEAPLMPIARGVLAIPLVGELGEARARHVEAVVLSGVTERQVEWVILDVTGLRTAGAAAICGLSRVARAARLLGASVVVTGMRAELARTLGAMDEGKPEFISLSTLESGIEYTLRRRRRK; encoded by the coding sequence GTGAGTGGAGCGCTTCGCAGATTGCATTCGAACGACAACGAGTACGCTCCGCCGGGGGCCGCCGCCGAGACCGCCCGGCTCCGGGCCGAGGTCGATGCGCTACGGCGCAGGGTGGTCGAGCTCGAGACCGCGTGGACCGCGGCGCTCTCCCCGACGCCCATCACGCCCGAGGACGGAGGCTCGTTCACGGGGGCGAGCGAGCTCCTCGACGAGAGCCGCGCGATCCTCGGGGCCATGCTCGCGCACGGGCCGACGGTGGTCTTCGTCAAGGACGTGTCCGGCCGTTATGCGCTGATCAATCGCCATTTCTCGGCCCTCTTCGATGCGACGCCCACGGCCGTGCTGGGAAAGACGGATTATGACCTCTTTCCTCCGGAGGTGGCGGCGAGGATCCGCAAGACGGATCAGGACATCCTCGTCGAGGGGCGGGCGCACGAATACGAGGGGACCATTCCGACGCCGCGAGGCGAGCGCACGTTCTCCACCCTCAAGGTTCCCGTGTACGATCGGCGAGGCGATGTCCTCGGGCTCGCGTGCTTCTCCAGCGACATCACCGAGCTGCGGCGCGCGGAGGCGGAGAGGGACGAGATGGAGCGGCTGGCGGGCGAGGCGCGCGAGGCGACCCTGCGCGAGCTCGAGGCGCCGCTCATGCCCATTGCGCGAGGGGTGCTCGCCATCCCGCTCGTGGGCGAGCTCGGCGAGGCGCGCGCGCGCCACGTGGAAGCGGTCGTGCTCTCGGGGGTGACCGAGCGGCAGGTCGAATGGGTGATCCTCGACGTCACGGGGCTTCGCACCGCGGGGGCGGCCGCCATCTGCGGGTTATCGCGCGTCGCGCGGGCCGCCCGGCTGCTCGGGGCGAGCGTGGTCGTCACGGGGATGCGGGCGGAGCTGGCGCGGACGCTCGGGGCCATGGACGAGGGCAAACCCGAGTTCATTTCGCTCTCGACGCTGGAGAGCGGGATTGAATACACGCTCCGCCGCCGGCGAAGAAAGTGA
- a CDS encoding glutathione S-transferase family protein translates to MAIVFYYSPWSSAVRVEVVLEELGLAYEGKKIDLQAGEQKNPEFLEINPNGKVPALVDDGVPYFESAAINMHLGEKYGVDKGLWPAADSPLRGPAMSWLVWTAVSLGYVAGRLMYNTSQYVPAELHHAGQAEQARKELDSLLGLVEARLSEGPYMLGDRVSLLDVQMACDIWWFTTMLKLDHEPRPRMKEWLARMTERPVWKKVMAASTG, encoded by the coding sequence ATGGCCATCGTGTTCTATTACTCGCCCTGGTCCAGCGCGGTCCGCGTCGAGGTGGTTCTCGAGGAGCTCGGCCTCGCTTACGAGGGGAAGAAGATCGATCTGCAGGCCGGGGAGCAGAAGAACCCCGAGTTCCTCGAGATCAACCCCAATGGCAAGGTTCCCGCGCTGGTGGACGACGGCGTGCCGTACTTCGAATCGGCCGCGATCAACATGCACCTCGGCGAGAAGTACGGCGTGGACAAGGGCCTGTGGCCCGCCGCTGATTCTCCCCTGCGCGGGCCTGCAATGTCATGGCTCGTCTGGACCGCGGTGTCGCTCGGCTACGTCGCCGGCCGGCTCATGTACAACACGTCCCAATACGTCCCTGCCGAGCTGCATCACGCCGGCCAGGCGGAGCAGGCGCGCAAGGAGCTCGACAGCTTGCTCGGTCTGGTCGAGGCGCGGCTCTCCGAGGGGCCCTATATGCTCGGCGATCGCGTCTCGCTCCTCGACGTGCAGATGGCCTGCGACATCTGGTGGTTCACGACCATGCTCAAGCTCGACCACGAACCGCGTCCGCGCATGAAAGAGTGGCTCGCGCGGATGACCGAGCGGCCCGTCTGGAAGAAGGTGATGGCGGCGTCTACCGGCTGA
- a CDS encoding GNAT family N-acetyltransferase, which yields MDPRPVTLEGQHVRLEPLEPSHAPDLLAALLHDTSIWQWLSTEPPATPAAMEAFIAAALQGRAAGTGIPFAQISRAEGRAVGSTRYLNISRNDLGLEIGWTWIGKPWQRTAINTESKFLLLRHAFEDLGAARVQFKTDARNLQSQAAIARLGAVREGVLRKYQRTVNDFIRDTVMFSIVADEWPEVKTRLLEKLSR from the coding sequence ATGGATCCTCGCCCTGTCACGCTCGAAGGCCAGCACGTGCGCCTCGAGCCGCTCGAGCCCTCCCACGCGCCCGATCTGCTCGCCGCCCTCCTCCACGACACCTCGATCTGGCAATGGCTGTCCACCGAGCCGCCCGCCACGCCGGCCGCAATGGAGGCCTTCATCGCCGCCGCGCTCCAGGGCCGGGCCGCGGGCACCGGGATACCGTTCGCGCAGATCTCGCGCGCAGAGGGCCGCGCCGTCGGCTCCACCCGTTACTTGAACATCAGCCGCAACGATCTCGGCCTGGAAATCGGCTGGACCTGGATCGGCAAGCCGTGGCAGCGCACGGCCATCAACACCGAGTCGAAGTTCTTGCTCCTGCGGCACGCCTTCGAAGATCTCGGCGCCGCTCGCGTGCAGTTCAAGACCGACGCGCGAAACCTGCAATCGCAGGCCGCGATCGCGCGCCTCGGCGCCGTGCGTGAGGGTGTATTGCGGAAGTATCAGCGTACGGTGAACGACTTCATTCGCGACACGGTGATGTTCAGCATCGTCGCGGACGAGTGGCCGGAGGTGAAGACGCGGCTGCTCGAGAAGCTCAGCCGGTAG
- a CDS encoding MBL fold metallo-hydrolase, with product MLPTSADRLTRMLRSPAWSGNGFKNRVSAPMMTGGQARTMARFFFERAEREPPGPLPSVPVDPAVLRGPASSGLRVTWLGHSTLFIEIGGLRVLTDPVWSERASPVSFGGPKRFQPVPVALDAIPMPDVVVISHDHYDHLDRATVQALAGRGARFVTALGVGAHLEGWGIAPTQVTELDWWEEVSPAAGLAIRALPAQHFSGRGMFDRNKTLWASWSIDAGGHRLYFGGDGGFDGEGFAEIGERCGPFDMTLLEIGAFDPSWGTVHLGPEKALEAHRLLQGRVLLPIHWGTFNLGLHAWDAPAEELLVAARGKDVRLALPKIGASVLSGEALPAEPWWRALREGAQAVGERVERLA from the coding sequence ATGCTCCCCACCTCCGCCGACCGGCTCACCCGCATGCTCCGCTCGCCTGCCTGGAGCGGAAACGGCTTCAAAAACCGGGTTTCTGCGCCGATGATGACGGGCGGGCAGGCTCGCACCATGGCGCGGTTCTTCTTCGAGCGCGCGGAGCGCGAGCCGCCGGGGCCGCTGCCCTCGGTGCCCGTCGATCCGGCGGTGCTGCGCGGGCCTGCGTCGAGCGGGCTGCGTGTCACATGGCTCGGGCACTCGACGCTGTTCATCGAGATCGGCGGCTTGCGGGTGCTCACCGACCCGGTCTGGTCCGAGCGCGCCTCGCCGGTCTCGTTCGGCGGCCCGAAGCGCTTTCAGCCCGTGCCCGTAGCCCTCGACGCAATCCCGATGCCCGACGTGGTGGTGATATCGCACGACCATTACGACCATCTCGATCGCGCCACGGTGCAGGCGCTCGCCGGGCGCGGGGCGCGGTTCGTCACGGCGCTCGGCGTGGGCGCGCATCTCGAGGGGTGGGGCATTGCTCCGACGCAGGTGACCGAGCTCGATTGGTGGGAGGAGGTCTCCCCCGCGGCGGGGCTCGCGATCCGGGCGCTGCCGGCGCAGCATTTCTCGGGGCGGGGCATGTTCGATCGGAACAAAACGCTATGGGCGTCGTGGAGCATCGACGCAGGCGGGCACCGGCTGTATTTCGGCGGGGATGGAGGCTTCGACGGCGAGGGATTCGCCGAGATCGGCGAGCGTTGCGGGCCTTTCGACATGACGCTACTCGAGATCGGGGCGTTCGACCCCTCGTGGGGCACGGTGCACCTCGGGCCGGAAAAGGCGCTCGAGGCGCACCGGTTGCTGCAGGGACGCGTGCTCTTGCCCATTCACTGGGGCACATTCAACCTGGGTCTGCACGCCTGGGACGCGCCGGCCGAGGAGTTGCTGGTCGCTGCGCGAGGCAAGGACGTGCGGCTCGCGCTTCCGAAGATCGGGGCGAGCGTTCTATCAGGCGAGGCGCTGCCCGCGGAGCCGTGGTGGCGAGCGCTCAGAGAGGGCGCGCAGGCGGTGGGGGAGCGGGTGGAGCGGTTGGCATAG